The Paracoccus liaowanqingii genome window below encodes:
- a CDS encoding nucleoside deaminase: protein MAPFTSHMSLALAEARAAARRGEVPVGAVVTDPQGRVVAAAGNRTREQNDPTAHAEILAIRAACAALGSERLPGHDLWVTLEPCPMCAGALSAARIARLYYGAADPRMGGVAHGARVFSHPQCHHRPQVYDGLQAAEAQSLLRTFFAARR, encoded by the coding sequence ATGGCCCCCTTCACCTCCCACATGAGCCTGGCACTGGCCGAGGCGCGGGCCGCCGCCCGGCGCGGCGAGGTGCCGGTGGGCGCCGTCGTCACCGACCCGCAGGGCCGCGTCGTGGCCGCCGCCGGCAACCGCACCCGCGAACAGAACGACCCCACAGCCCATGCCGAGATCCTGGCGATCCGCGCCGCCTGCGCCGCCTTGGGTTCCGAACGCCTGCCCGGCCACGACCTGTGGGTGACGCTGGAACCCTGCCCGATGTGCGCCGGCGCCCTCTCGGCCGCCCGCATCGCGCGGCTCTATTACGGCGCCGCCGATCCGCGCATGGGCGGCGTGGCGCATGGCGCCCGGGTCTTCAGCCATCCCCAGTGCCACCACCGCCCGCAGGTCTATGACGGCCTGCAGGCCGCCGAGGCGCAAAGCCTGCTGCGCACCTTCTTCGCCGCCCGCCGCTGA
- the pheT gene encoding phenylalanine--tRNA ligase subunit beta, translating into MKFTLSWLKEHLDTTATLAQIAEALTDLGLEVEDIHDPAARLGAFTLARVDHAEPHPDADRLRVCRVMTDEGEKQIVCGAPNARAGITVVLAKPGDYVPGIDTTLGVGRIRGVESHGMMASERELELSEEHDGIIELPSGEVGQRFVDWLAENAPEKIDPMIHIKITPNRPDALGVHGIARDLAARGLGVLKPVQVDPVAGAFPCPIGVTIAPEVAAKAPFFAGRVVRGVTNCASPAWLQKRLRAIGLRPINALVDITNFFTFDLNRPMHVFDAAKVSGDLTLRGARAGEELVALDDKTHALPDGAVVICDDRGIESIAGIMGGAASGASETTTEVFLEAAYFDPISTAAAGRALKINSDARYRFERGIDPAFTQPGLELATRMVLDLCGGEASEVVTAGALPDTGRAYRLDPARTTRLVGMDIPEAEQRATLEALGFRLEGDMAHVPSWRPDVLGEADLVEEIARIASLTRLEGKPLPRPRAGVPLPVLTPLQMREKTARRMAAALGYNECVTYSFIDRPSAELFGGGTDTVRVENPISSEMSHLRPDLLPGLLAAAARNQARGFADLALFELGPVFSGGEPGEQSVRISGLLVGAIAPRDPFGSRRKVDIYDAKADVEAILQAIGAPAKAQITRKLDGWWHPGRAGAIALGPNVLASFGEIHPRVLRQMDVRGPAMGFTIQLAAVPFPKAKTPTRPALELSELQSVDRDFAFVVDAQVEALTLVNAAAGADKALIAQVSIFDQFEGLEGGQKSLAISVRLQPRDKTLTDAEIEAVSRKIVEKVGKATGGRLRA; encoded by the coding sequence ATGAAGTTCACCCTCTCCTGGCTCAAGGAGCATCTCGACACCACCGCGACCCTGGCCCAGATCGCCGAGGCGCTGACCGACCTGGGGCTGGAGGTCGAGGACATCCACGATCCCGCCGCACGCCTCGGCGCCTTCACCCTGGCGCGGGTGGATCATGCCGAACCCCATCCCGATGCCGACCGGCTGCGCGTCTGCCGGGTGATGACCGACGAGGGCGAGAAGCAGATCGTCTGCGGGGCGCCGAATGCCCGGGCGGGGATCACCGTCGTGCTGGCCAAGCCCGGCGATTACGTGCCCGGCATCGACACGACGCTTGGCGTGGGCCGCATCCGGGGCGTCGAGAGCCACGGCATGATGGCATCCGAACGCGAGCTGGAGCTGTCCGAGGAGCATGACGGCATCATCGAACTGCCCTCGGGCGAGGTGGGCCAGCGCTTCGTCGACTGGCTGGCCGAGAATGCGCCCGAGAAGATCGACCCGATGATCCACATCAAGATCACCCCCAACCGCCCCGACGCGCTTGGCGTCCACGGCATCGCCCGCGATCTGGCGGCGCGGGGCTTGGGCGTGCTGAAGCCGGTGCAGGTGGATCCGGTCGCGGGGGCCTTTCCCTGTCCCATCGGCGTGACCATCGCGCCCGAGGTGGCGGCCAAGGCGCCGTTCTTCGCGGGACGCGTGGTGCGCGGCGTGACCAACTGCGCCTCGCCCGCCTGGCTGCAGAAGCGCCTGCGCGCCATCGGGCTGCGACCCATCAACGCGCTGGTCGACATCACGAACTTCTTCACCTTCGACCTGAACCGGCCCATGCATGTCTTCGACGCGGCCAAGGTCTCGGGCGACCTGACCCTGCGCGGCGCGCGGGCGGGCGAGGAGCTGGTGGCGCTGGACGACAAGACCCATGCCCTGCCGGACGGCGCGGTGGTGATCTGCGACGATCGCGGCATCGAGAGCATCGCGGGCATCATGGGCGGCGCGGCCTCGGGCGCCTCGGAAACGACGACCGAGGTCTTCCTCGAGGCCGCCTATTTCGACCCGATCAGCACCGCCGCCGCCGGTCGCGCGCTGAAGATCAACAGCGATGCCCGCTATCGCTTCGAACGCGGCATCGACCCGGCCTTCACGCAGCCCGGGCTGGAGCTGGCGACGCGGATGGTGCTGGATCTGTGCGGCGGCGAGGCCTCGGAGGTGGTGACCGCCGGCGCGCTGCCCGACACGGGCCGCGCCTACCGCCTGGACCCGGCGCGCACCACGCGGCTGGTCGGCATGGACATCCCCGAGGCCGAGCAGCGCGCCACGCTGGAGGCCCTGGGCTTCCGGCTGGAGGGCGACATGGCCCATGTCCCCTCGTGGCGGCCCGACGTGCTGGGCGAGGCCGACCTGGTCGAGGAGATCGCCCGCATCGCCAGCCTGACCCGGCTGGAGGGCAAGCCCCTGCCGCGCCCCCGCGCGGGCGTGCCGCTGCCCGTGCTGACGCCGCTGCAGATGCGCGAGAAGACCGCGCGGCGCATGGCGGCGGCCCTGGGCTACAACGAATGCGTGACCTACAGCTTCATCGACCGCCCCTCGGCCGAGCTGTTCGGCGGCGGCACCGATACGGTCCGGGTCGAGAACCCGATCAGCAGCGAGATGAGCCACCTTCGCCCCGACCTGCTGCCCGGCCTTCTGGCGGCGGCGGCGCGCAACCAGGCGCGCGGCTTTGCCGATCTGGCGCTGTTCGAGCTGGGCCCGGTCTTCTCGGGCGGCGAGCCGGGCGAGCAGTCGGTGCGCATCAGCGGGCTGCTGGTCGGCGCGATCGCCCCGCGCGATCCCTTCGGCAGCCGGCGCAAGGTCGACATCTATGACGCCAAGGCCGATGTCGAGGCGATCTTGCAGGCCATCGGCGCCCCCGCGAAGGCTCAGATCACCCGCAAGCTGGACGGCTGGTGGCATCCCGGCCGGGCCGGCGCCATCGCGCTCGGCCCGAACGTGCTGGCCTCGTTCGGCGAGATCCACCCCCGGGTGCTGCGCCAGATGGATGTCAGGGGCCCGGCGATGGGCTTCACGATCCAGCTGGCCGCCGTGCCCTTCCCCAAGGCGAAGACCCCCACGCGTCCCGCGCTGGAGCTGTCCGAGCTGCAATCCGTGGACCGCGATTTCGCCTTCGTGGTCGATGCGCAGGTCGAGGCGCTGACCCTGGTCAATGCCGCCGCCGGGGCGGACAAGGCGCTGATCGCGCAGGTCTCGATCTTCGACCAGTTCGAGGGGCTGGAGGGCGGCCAGAAGTCGCTGGCCATCAGCGTGCGGCTGCAGCCCAGAGATAAGACCCTGACCGATGCCGAGATCGAGGCGGTCAGCCGCAAGATCGTCGAGAAGGTGGGCAAGGCCACCGGCGGGCGGCTGCGGGCCTGA
- a CDS encoding TM2 domain-containing protein, with product MDVQRELMIEQRVANEAKSPLIAYLLLIFLWGFGVHRMYLGRWISGLIMLSIWAVGWLLTPILIGWPAVGFVLLWCVIDLFLIPGMVRSDREDIRRRLR from the coding sequence ATGGACGTGCAGCGGGAACTGATGATCGAGCAACGGGTCGCCAACGAGGCGAAGTCGCCCCTGATCGCCTATCTGCTGCTGATCTTCCTGTGGGGCTTCGGCGTGCACCGCATGTATCTGGGCCGCTGGATCAGCGGTCTGATCATGCTGTCGATCTGGGCCGTGGGCTGGCTGCTGACGCCCATCCTGATCGGCTGGCCCGCCGTGGGCTTCGTGCTGCTGTGGTGCGTGATCGACCTGTTCCTGATCCCCGGCATGGTGCGGTCGGATCGGGAGGACATTCGGCGGCGGTTGCGGTGA
- a CDS encoding type II toxin-antitoxin system PemK/MazF family toxin, giving the protein MAISFHPRAGQVLVADFSDLQPPEICKVRPVAVISPRLPFRSGLVAVVPISLTPPLRDVPYVYRLSRNYHPGSDDNLPCWAKCDLVMNISLRRLNGFKVGRRRWETPALAPEDLAGIRRAVAAGLGFKI; this is encoded by the coding sequence ATGGCAATTTCCTTCCATCCGCGCGCCGGACAGGTTTTAGTTGCCGATTTTTCCGATCTTCAGCCACCCGAGATTTGCAAAGTCCGCCCTGTCGCCGTGATCTCGCCTCGGTTGCCGTTCAGGTCGGGCCTCGTAGCAGTTGTGCCGATCAGTTTGACTCCTCCGCTGCGTGATGTGCCATATGTCTACCGGCTTTCAAGAAACTATCATCCAGGCTCGGATGATAACCTTCCTTGCTGGGCAAAGTGCGATCTTGTCATGAATATCTCCTTGCGCCGGCTGAACGGTTTCAAGGTAGGACGACGTCGGTGGGAAACGCCCGCCTTGGCACCCGAAGACTTGGCAGGTATTCGCCGGGCTGTGGCAGCCGGGCTTGGTTTTAAAATTTGA
- the pheS gene encoding phenylalanine--tRNA ligase subunit alpha — translation MDDLTPLRQQWLDRISGASDPAAIEEVRLAALGKKGEISLKMRELGRMSPEERQTTGKALNAVRDEIDAALRARKLSLEDAALDARLKDEWLDVTLPGRPRRQGTLHPISQVTEEVTAIFADMGFAVAEGPQVESDWYNFDALNIAPEHPARQEHDTFFLHRAPGDDRPPHVLRTHTSPVQIRAMQEQGAPIRVIAPGRVYRMDMDQTHTPMFHQIEGLAIDRDISMAHLKWTLEEFCRAFFEVPSVELRFRASHFPFTEPSAEVDIRCSWEGGQLKIGEGNSWLEILGSGMVHPHVLRSGGIDPDQWQGFAFGMGIDRIAMLKYGIPDLRAFFESDLRWLRHYGFAAGDVPSVSGGLSR, via the coding sequence ATGGACGATCTGACCCCCCTGCGCCAGCAATGGCTGGACCGCATCTCCGGCGCCTCCGATCCTGCCGCCATCGAGGAGGTGCGCCTGGCCGCCCTGGGCAAGAAGGGCGAGATCAGCCTGAAGATGCGCGAGCTGGGCCGCATGTCGCCCGAGGAACGCCAGACCACCGGCAAGGCCCTGAACGCCGTCCGCGACGAGATCGACGCCGCGCTGCGCGCCCGCAAGCTGTCGCTGGAGGATGCGGCGCTGGACGCGCGCCTCAAGGACGAATGGCTGGACGTGACCCTGCCGGGGCGCCCGCGCCGCCAAGGCACGCTGCACCCGATCAGCCAGGTCACCGAGGAGGTCACCGCGATCTTCGCCGACATGGGCTTTGCCGTGGCCGAGGGGCCGCAGGTCGAATCCGACTGGTACAATTTCGACGCGCTGAACATTGCGCCCGAACACCCCGCGCGGCAGGAACACGACACCTTCTTCCTGCACCGCGCCCCCGGCGACGACCGCCCGCCGCACGTCCTGCGCACCCACACCTCTCCGGTCCAGATCCGCGCCATGCAGGAGCAGGGCGCGCCGATCCGCGTCATCGCGCCGGGCCGCGTCTATCGCATGGACATGGACCAGACCCACACGCCGATGTTCCACCAGATCGAGGGTCTGGCCATCGACCGCGACATCAGCATGGCCCATCTGAAATGGACGCTGGAGGAGTTCTGCCGCGCCTTCTTCGAGGTCCCCTCGGTCGAGCTGCGCTTCCGCGCCTCGCATTTCCCCTTCACCGAGCCCTCGGCCGAGGTCGACATCCGCTGTTCCTGGGAAGGCGGCCAGCTGAAGATCGGCGAGGGCAACTCCTGGCTCGAGATCCTCGGCTCGGGCATGGTCCACCCCCACGTCCTGCGCTCGGGCGGCATCGACCCCGACCAGTGGCAGGGCTTCGCCTTCGGCATGGGCATCGACCGCATCGCCATGCTGAAATATGGGATTCCAGACTTGCGAGCTTTCTTCGAAAGCGACCTCCGCTGGCTGCGGCATTACGGGTTCGCGGCGGGGGATGTGCCGAGCGTGAGCGGTGGGTTGTCGCGCTGA
- a CDS encoding alanine/glycine:cation symporter family protein, translating to MTAIIDFLNTIFWGYVLIYGLLAVGIYFTVRLGFLQFRHFAEMWRCVRGSGETDKDGITPFQALSVSLASRVGTGNIAGVAVALTLGGPGAIFWMWMVALVGMATAYAESTLAQLYKIHGADGMYRGGPAQYIARGLGLPWLAALFAVALIIAFGLVFNAVQANSIAQAVEGAFGINAGIVGIVTAVLSGVIIFGGIPQIARTAQLVVPIMAGLYLLAAAVVLAMNLSEVPGILIGIIRSAFGLQEAVGGVAGGVMAAMLNGIKRGLFSNEAGMGSAPNIAAVAVPNPHHPSSQGFVQALGVFIDTILVCTATAVMILLADVIPSDELTGVNLTQAALSDHFGGFGQIFVAVAIFFFAFTSIIGNYSYAENAVVYLGAGKPGIMVLRVAALAMVVWGSLQAVATVFNFADASMGLMATINLIAIVMLSGTVAHLTRDYLRQRKAGVEPRFHIADHPGIAPGVNRDIWK from the coding sequence ATGACCGCCATCATCGACTTTCTCAACACCATCTTCTGGGGCTATGTGCTGATCTACGGCCTTCTGGCCGTGGGTATCTACTTCACCGTCCGGCTCGGCTTCCTGCAGTTCCGCCACTTCGCCGAGATGTGGCGCTGCGTGCGCGGCTCGGGCGAGACGGACAAGGACGGCATCACGCCCTTCCAGGCGCTGTCCGTGTCGCTGGCCAGCCGCGTGGGCACCGGCAACATCGCGGGCGTCGCGGTGGCGCTGACCCTTGGCGGGCCCGGCGCGATCTTCTGGATGTGGATGGTGGCGCTGGTCGGCATGGCCACGGCCTATGCCGAATCGACGCTGGCGCAGCTTTACAAGATCCACGGCGCCGACGGCATGTATCGCGGCGGTCCGGCGCAATACATCGCGCGCGGCCTGGGCCTGCCTTGGCTGGCGGCGCTGTTCGCGGTGGCGCTGATCATCGCCTTCGGCCTCGTCTTCAACGCCGTGCAGGCCAATTCCATCGCGCAGGCGGTCGAGGGCGCCTTCGGCATCAACGCGGGCATCGTGGGCATCGTCACGGCGGTCCTGTCGGGCGTCATCATCTTCGGCGGCATCCCGCAGATCGCGCGCACCGCGCAGCTGGTCGTGCCGATCATGGCGGGCCTCTACCTGCTGGCCGCCGCCGTCGTGCTGGCGATGAACCTGTCCGAGGTGCCGGGCATCCTGATCGGCATCATCCGCAGCGCCTTCGGCCTGCAGGAGGCCGTGGGCGGCGTCGCGGGCGGGGTCATGGCCGCGATGCTGAACGGCATCAAGCGCGGGCTGTTCTCGAACGAGGCCGGCATGGGCTCGGCCCCCAACATCGCCGCGGTGGCGGTGCCCAATCCGCACCACCCCTCCAGCCAGGGCTTCGTGCAGGCGCTTGGCGTCTTCATCGACACCATCCTGGTCTGCACCGCGACCGCCGTGATGATCCTGCTGGCCGACGTGATCCCCTCGGACGAGCTGACCGGTGTGAACCTGACCCAGGCCGCGCTGTCGGACCACTTCGGCGGGTTCGGGCAGATCTTCGTGGCGGTGGCGATCTTCTTCTTCGCCTTCACCTCGATCATCGGCAACTACTCCTATGCCGAGAACGCGGTCGTCTATCTGGGCGCGGGCAAGCCCGGCATCATGGTCCTGCGCGTGGCCGCGCTGGCGATGGTGGTCTGGGGCTCGCTGCAGGCGGTGGCCACGGTGTTCAACTTCGCCGATGCCAGCATGGGCCTGATGGCCACGATCAACCTGATCGCCATCGTCATGCTGTCGGGCACGGTCGCGCATCTGACCCGCGACTACCTGCGGCAACGCAAGGCGGGGGTCGAGCCGCGCTTCCACATCGCCGATCACCCGGGCATCGCGCCCGGCGTGAACCGCGACATCTGGAAATAG
- a CDS encoding cytochrome P450 — translation MFDLPQADPAKVPLAVHPLGLWGTAMTARRNVLELIPAIATRQPIVSGKTGVRWHMVMDPVALRRVLKERVEDYPKSNTTKLILNPAIGDSLFVAEGAHWRWQRRAAAPAFAQRHVEALGPVMTAAAEASSRRLSAAKGPVDLFQETVAATFEVIADVTFSGDGMFDRAAVHASIDAYIAQAATLSMMDVIGLPGWLPRPGRLFAGQGLKGVKDIADQGIAARAKVARTDGPPDLLDLLLVAQDPETKRSMSPDELRDNLLTFIVAGHETTALTLAWALYLCAFDPAVQEAAAHEARTALGDRAATAADLGALPLTMRIVNESLRLYPPAAFLSRTAQVADTLCGREVRPGDTVMLPVYALHRHHDLWDRPDAFDPDRFLTAPDRYAFLPFGAGPRICIGASFALQEAVIILSTLLARFRFSRIPGREPQPRMILTLRPHGGVWLSAQPRD, via the coding sequence ATGTTCGACCTGCCGCAAGCCGATCCCGCCAAGGTGCCTCTGGCCGTCCATCCCCTGGGGCTCTGGGGCACCGCGATGACCGCACGGCGCAACGTGCTGGAACTGATCCCCGCCATCGCCACGCGCCAGCCCATCGTCTCGGGCAAGACCGGCGTGCGCTGGCACATGGTCATGGACCCGGTTGCGCTGCGCCGCGTCCTCAAGGAAAGGGTCGAGGATTATCCGAAATCCAACACCACCAAGCTGATCCTGAACCCGGCCATCGGCGACAGCCTGTTCGTGGCCGAGGGCGCGCATTGGCGCTGGCAGCGCCGCGCCGCCGCCCCCGCCTTCGCGCAGCGCCATGTCGAGGCCTTGGGGCCGGTGATGACCGCCGCCGCCGAGGCCTCCAGCCGCCGCCTGTCGGCCGCCAAGGGGCCGGTCGACCTGTTCCAGGAGACCGTCGCCGCGACTTTCGAGGTGATCGCGGACGTCACCTTCTCGGGCGACGGGATGTTCGACCGCGCGGCGGTGCATGCCTCGATCGACGCCTATATCGCGCAGGCCGCCACGCTATCGATGATGGACGTGATCGGCCTGCCCGGCTGGCTGCCGCGTCCGGGGCGGCTGTTCGCGGGGCAGGGGCTGAAGGGGGTGAAGGACATCGCAGACCAGGGCATCGCCGCCCGCGCCAAGGTGGCCCGGACGGACGGCCCCCCCGACCTTCTGGACCTGCTGCTGGTGGCCCAGGACCCCGAGACCAAGCGTTCCATGAGCCCCGACGAGCTGCGCGACAACCTGCTGACCTTCATCGTGGCCGGGCACGAGACCACCGCCCTGACCCTGGCTTGGGCGCTGTACCTGTGCGCCTTCGACCCGGCGGTGCAGGAGGCCGCGGCGCATGAGGCCCGGACCGCCCTGGGGGACCGCGCCGCCACCGCCGCCGATCTGGGCGCGCTGCCCCTGACCATGCGCATCGTCAACGAATCGCTGCGCCTCTATCCGCCCGCCGCCTTCCTGTCGCGCACGGCGCAGGTGGCCGACACGCTCTGCGGGCGCGAGGTCCGGCCCGGCGACACGGTCATGCTGCCGGTCTATGCGCTGCACCGCCACCACGATCTGTGGGACCGGCCCGACGCCTTCGACCCCGACCGCTTCCTGACCGCGCCCGACCGCTATGCCTTCCTGCCCTTCGGCGCCGGCCCCCGCATCTGCATCGGCGCCAGCTTCGCCCTGCAGGAGGCGGTGATCATCCTGTCGACGCTGCTGGCGCGCTTCCGGTTCTCGCGGATCCCGGGGCGCGAGCCGCAGCCCCGGATGATCCTGACCCTGCGCCCGCACGGCGGAGTCTGGCTCAGCGCGCAGCCTCGGGACTGA
- the rplT gene encoding 50S ribosomal protein L20, whose protein sequence is MSRVKSGKVTHARHKKVLEQAKGYYGARSRNFRTATQAVDKANQYATRDRKNRKRNFRALWIQRINAAVRAVDAEMTYSRFINLLAKAGIEVDRKVLADLAVHEPDAFGAIVAQAKAAA, encoded by the coding sequence ATGTCACGCGTTAAATCCGGCAAGGTGACCCACGCCCGCCACAAGAAGGTCCTCGAGCAAGCCAAGGGCTACTACGGCGCGCGGTCGCGCAACTTCCGCACCGCCACGCAGGCCGTGGACAAGGCCAACCAGTACGCTACCCGCGACCGCAAGAACCGCAAGCGCAACTTCCGCGCGCTGTGGATCCAGCGCATCAACGCCGCCGTCCGCGCGGTGGATGCCGAGATGACCTATTCGCGCTTCATCAACCTTCTGGCGAAAGCCGGGATCGAGGTGGACCGCAAGGTTCTGGCCGACCTGGCCGTGCACGAGCCCGACGCCTTCGGCGCGATCGTGGCCCAAGCCAAGGCCGCCGCCTGA
- the rpmI gene encoding 50S ribosomal protein L35, which yields MPKMKTKSAAKKRFSMTASGKVKAGQAGKRHGMIKRTTKFIRDARGTTILSDADAKIVKKYMPYAR from the coding sequence ATGCCGAAGATGAAGACCAAATCCGCTGCCAAAAAGCGGTTCTCGATGACGGCTTCGGGCAAGGTCAAGGCGGGTCAGGCCGGCAAGCGCCACGGCATGATCAAGCGCACGACCAAGTTCATTCGCGACGCGCGCGGCACCACCATCCTGTCGGATGCGGATGCCAAGATCGTCAAGAAATACATGCCCTACGCTCGCTGA
- the pyk gene encoding pyruvate kinase, translating to MRRHRNVKIVATLGPASSTKEMIRALFDTGADVFRLNMSHGSHDDHRARYTAIREIEAETGRPIAILADLQGPKLRVGPFANGAHDLAVGDRFRFDLAPEPGNASRVQLPHPEIFAALIEGSELLVNDGKIRLTVDACGPDFADCTVTVGGTISDRKGVNVPDVVLPLAALSDKDRADLEFACELGVDWLALSFVQRAEDVEEAKTLARGRAAILSKIEKPAAVRAFDEILKASDGIMVARGDLGVELPVHSVPPIQKRLVRLCRSAAKPVIVATQMLESMIDSPMPTRAEVSDVANAIYEGADAVMLSAESAAGSFPLDAVRTMDNVARSVEADPNYRSIIEAARKASLSSVPDAIVTAAREIAETTEIAAICAFSQSGTTISLIARERPRVPILALSPIEAVTRRMVLTWGTHCVITPRLSRFKEAVVNATRAARDYGFADETRQIVVMAGVPFNVAGTTNILRIAPCDDRLIFATDPE from the coding sequence ATGAGACGACATCGCAATGTGAAGATCGTGGCGACCCTGGGACCGGCCTCCTCCACCAAGGAGATGATCCGGGCGCTGTTCGATACCGGCGCCGACGTGTTCCGCCTGAACATGAGCCATGGCAGCCATGACGACCACCGCGCGCGCTATACCGCGATCCGCGAGATCGAGGCCGAGACGGGCCGCCCGATCGCCATCCTGGCGGACCTGCAGGGCCCCAAGCTGCGGGTCGGCCCCTTTGCCAACGGCGCGCATGACCTGGCAGTGGGCGACCGCTTCCGCTTCGACCTGGCGCCCGAGCCGGGCAACGCGAGCCGCGTCCAGCTGCCCCATCCCGAGATCTTCGCGGCCCTGATCGAGGGGTCGGAACTGCTGGTCAACGACGGCAAGATCCGCCTGACGGTCGATGCCTGCGGCCCCGATTTCGCCGATTGCACCGTCACCGTGGGCGGCACGATCAGCGACCGCAAGGGCGTGAACGTCCCCGACGTGGTGCTGCCGCTGGCCGCGCTGTCGGACAAGGACCGGGCCGATCTGGAATTCGCCTGCGAACTGGGCGTCGACTGGCTGGCCCTGTCCTTCGTGCAGCGCGCCGAGGACGTGGAGGAGGCCAAGACCCTGGCCCGCGGCCGCGCCGCGATCCTCTCCAAGATCGAGAAACCCGCCGCCGTCCGGGCCTTCGACGAGATCCTCAAGGCCTCGGACGGGATCATGGTCGCGCGCGGCGATCTGGGGGTGGAGCTGCCGGTCCATTCGGTGCCCCCCATCCAGAAGCGCCTGGTGCGCCTGTGCCGCAGCGCCGCCAAGCCGGTGATCGTGGCCACCCAGATGCTGGAATCGATGATCGACAGCCCGATGCCCACCCGGGCCGAGGTCAGCGACGTCGCCAACGCCATCTACGAGGGCGCCGACGCGGTCATGCTGTCGGCCGAAAGCGCGGCGGGCAGCTTCCCGCTGGACGCGGTGCGCACGATGGACAATGTCGCGCGTTCGGTCGAGGCGGACCCGAACTATCGCTCGATCATCGAGGCGGCGCGCAAGGCCAGCCTGTCCTCGGTCCCCGACGCCATCGTGACGGCGGCGCGCGAGATCGCAGAGACGACCGAGATCGCGGCCATCTGCGCCTTCAGCCAGTCGGGCACCACGATCAGCCTGATCGCCCGCGAACGGCCCCGCGTGCCGATCCTGGCGCTGAGCCCGATCGAGGCGGTGACCCGGCGCATGGTGCTGACCTGGGGGACCCATTGCGTCATCACCCCGCGCCTGTCGCGCTTCAAGGAGGCGGTGGTCAACGCCACCCGCGCCGCCCGCGACTACGGCTTCGCCGACGAGACGCGGCAGATCGTCGTCATGGCCGGCGTGCCCTTCAACGTGGCCGGCACCACGAACATTCTGCGCATCGCCCCCTGCGATGACCGCTTGATCTTCGCCACCGACCCGGAATAA
- a CDS encoding N-formylglutamate amidohydrolase produces the protein MSDEDVMNPAPFRILNADGPSRWLVTCDHATNRVPPWVGGGDLGIAPADMARHIAYDVGAAGLTRALSALLDAPAILSDFSRLVIDPNRGEDDPTLLMRLYDGTVIPANKQADAAERERRLARLHRPYHEALAGLAARHPARCLCAIHSFTPQLRGRPPRPWQVGILYSHADARLGPPMVAACRDEGWITGENQPYDGHLEGDSIDRHALSQGRPNLLIEVRNDLIATPRGRASGPTGWRW, from the coding sequence ATGAGTGATGAAGACGTGATGAACCCCGCTCCGTTCCGCATCCTGAACGCGGATGGCCCTTCGCGCTGGCTGGTCACCTGCGACCATGCCACCAACCGCGTGCCGCCTTGGGTGGGCGGCGGCGATCTGGGCATCGCGCCCGCCGACATGGCCCGCCACATCGCCTATGACGTGGGCGCGGCGGGACTGACCCGGGCGCTGTCGGCCCTGCTGGACGCGCCCGCGATCCTGTCCGACTTCTCGCGCCTGGTGATCGATCCGAACCGGGGCGAGGACGACCCGACGCTGCTGATGCGGCTCTATGACGGCACCGTCATCCCGGCCAACAAGCAGGCCGATGCGGCGGAGCGGGAACGCCGCCTGGCCCGCCTGCACCGCCCCTATCACGAGGCGCTGGCTGGGCTGGCCGCCCGCCACCCCGCGCGCTGTCTCTGCGCCATCCACAGCTTCACCCCGCAGCTGCGCGGCCGCCCGCCGCGCCCCTGGCAGGTCGGCATCCTCTATTCCCATGCCGATGCGCGGCTCGGGCCCCCGATGGTCGCCGCCTGCCGCGACGAGGGCTGGATCACCGGCGAGAACCAGCCCTATGACGGCCATCTGGAGGGCGACAGCATCGACCGCCACGCCCTGTCGCAGGGGCGCCCCAACCTGCTGATCGAGGTCAGGAACGACCTGATCGCCACCCCGAGGGGCAGAGCATCTGGGCCGACCGGCTGGCGCTGGTGA